Below is a window of Pocillopora verrucosa isolate sample1 chromosome 6, ASM3666991v2, whole genome shotgun sequence DNA.
GCTATGGCTTGCTTTCTCCAATGATGATAGTATTTGTTGATAATGCGGTTTTCTATCAATTTGAGTGTTTCTCACCAAAACAGGGGACTCGTAATTTGTTCCTCTATCACTCGAAAGAAAGTTACTCAAGTAAAGTTAAGAGACTCTTTGGTCATCAATATTATTGTGAGTGTCATCTTAAATTCTTACAGCCAATTTAGGCGCTGAACCTGATCCAGGAATAATAAGGTCCGTATGACATTCCAAGAGTATTACAAGAGGGGTTATAGAATTCCTAAACCTGATTATTTTAAGGATGAGTTGTAAGTAATTACTAACCCTTTTACAGTTATTATCAATGTCATAGTGGTAAAAGTTCTTTCATAAGGTATTCTAAGTTCACCCCTAATGCATTGTATCGCAATCCAACTGAACTCGGAAAAAACCAGACCTGAAGCTACAACTTTCGCAACCTAAAGTTAAAGGAgaaaactttaaagaaaataaaccaaatgcGGTGCAGAAGTCGGAGTTTACCCTCGGCCTGCTCTCTAGCTGTAATGTAGTTATTGATCCATTTATGCTGCCGTGTGAAAGGGATAAGTTGCAGTCAGGGCGATGCGCGGAAAGTAAATCGACATCctgttgattttaaaaatttattaccGTTGGTAATGTTGTATTCTGTGAGTGCTAACCATAGAAAATACTGGAATTCTTCAGATATAATATCATGCTGAATTGTTGGGAAACAGACCCTGAAATAAGACCGTCATTTGAGTCATTGCGCTCTTCCATCAGAGGATTACTGAAGGCTAATCAGGTTTGAATTCTTGTGACAATGTATTCGTATTACAGGTCCGCTTGAGTAATTATCTTTAAATCAGAGCCCAGGATTATGATCTTGCAAGTGATCGACGAGTGGTAAAGTCATTTTTCGTGTTCAGGAATACGACTTACGGGATACTTGCATACAAAACTGCAAAATTTGGACACACCCTTTCTGGCGACAAATCAGTGTCGCAGTTTCTTGTGAAGTTAGTTGTTTCCAATTGCGGGCGTGTCCTATCAGCAGTGAAAAGGTCTTGGAAAGACGCTTTTGACGATTTTCCTTTCACTTCTGACTATAAATTTCTTCGTGCTCTCTTTTGCAGAATTATGTCAACATACAAGAATGCCTTGAAACTCaccaaagtaaaattagtttataACAGTCAAAGTGGCTCTTAGAGTAAAGATGAGACAATTTCCGCTTTCCTATTGGGCCGCTGGTTTACATATCATAATACTGAATATTAATTCTTAGAAAGAACTGGCATAGATACCGTCGTCTTTCTGCGTCTGTGAAGGGGCATCCACGTGCCAGCTCGTATCCACTAGCGAGGCACCAATGGTACCAAAAGAACGTTCCACGCTCAGAGAAATAGCATCTTGATTATGCCACAAAAGTTCACTTTAGTCACGGGAACCATACCACATCAAATAAAAAGCACAATGACTTGAATGTCCCAAATGCtaaaagattttcattttttttaacatagtaTGAGCTCTACTTTCTACGCTTCAAAATGGTCAGTTCTGTCggcaagatttaaaaaaaagcacccAACACCATTGATAGTACTAGTGATCTCTTAATTGTGAGTGACGTAGTTTACGCAAGATATTTGGTTCTGATTTTCTTTAAAGCAAATGGCAACGGACTACCGACTTACTTGAGCCTGATTACAATTGAGGGCGGTCGTCTGAGTCCTCCCTGCGTGAGGTCTTACAGCAATTTTTAACATGTAGTTACTGCCGTTTCTAAAAATGTGAAGTCTCTTTTATTCgctgatttcgagtgcaatttaaATCAAGTAATCGTGGTTTATAGCCACCCGAAAgaagtgaataaagaaaaaggatcCGTTctgtaaataataatttatcaaGTCACGcatttattatgtaatactactaaaatagttcttatGTAAGCTTTTGGAATGTTTCAGAATACTTTGCGAATATATATAAGACTTACTTATGTATCAGTAGCAGtggttattgttgttgttggagcgacgactgttttgaaagctagCTCAAGCGGAAGATAACTCACTTCAAGGAACGTTGGAGACAGCAGTGACATTGTGTCAGTGTGAGCTAGGATATAGACTGTAGTGGGCTAgattaagtttattaacgacAAGTATTGTACTGCTTTAAGGAGTCGatccttgttaagaacattactcgctgtttaataaagtagtttaGTTTTTGGGATTGTAGtgttttctgtcggttagatttTACCGAAATGTACAATACTTAGTTATCATTGCTACCAATAATAATATAGTAGGCGATCGATAACAGATGAGTTTGTGAAGTGGATCAtcaactgaaaataataattaaaatgatatgaaatttAACTTCATCATGATTTGTATATACAATTCGATCGCCTGTGGAATAAAATTAATGAACTTTCAAAATACATTGACCACGAGTTATgattttttagagtttttctcgctgtggaaaaaaatatttggctcatTCTCGTCCCAATCGCCATGCATACAGAAAACTGAAGAATTTAAGACCTCTCCAAAGTACTTTAGTTTCTCAGGTTATCTTCTTAGGAATTTTCACGGTGATTACTTGTGGACCAATTTCTTGGCAGTTCTTTCTCGCAAAATGTCAGCATAAAAAGCGTGGAGGAAATATTCAGCAGTAGGTTTTCAGTAACTTTTAGTGACTAACGGGCAGGGTACAGCAGgatattttttgtcaaatttgcGAAAAATGCGCCATTAGTTCGATAAATTCGGAATCACACCACTTTTTACTccaaatcgcatctttttccaaCCAATGAGAAAGTTTTACTTAAACGCATCAACCAATCAGGCTTGAAGGCTTGATTAAAGAAACCAATCAGAAAGACGACCTTGGTAACTTTTACACACCAGCTCAGTGCTGAATCAATAAAAAACCACTAAAAATCCTTTATTAGAGAGATTGGATATTGCGATTTGAAAATGGAAGAGGTAAAGTGGCTTTTTAACTTCACGTCGTGATATAGgggtctgaaatcatacttgtgatttcaaatcacacATAATTTCTGATCAGAATGCACTCCACGCAGGTCAGTCGTCATCGTGTACTCAGAGTTAAAGATCTAGGGAAGCGATAGATTATTGCTTGTTTACGATCTATAAAGTTTTATTCATAACTTGACGACCTAATGGGTATTGCATCATTTTGTAAGACTGTATGAGACTATTATTGAGTCTTAGAACTGAATTAGCTGATACTTAGTACATTTTACAAGCTTTTTGTTTAAATGCCGAATTCGTTCATCTTGAATAAAAGGTTTTTAACTCTGAAACACTAAATAAATTGGTTGCCAACGAAAAGTCTGCTGACCAACAATAACCCGACCGATATGTGACGAAAGCTTTAAAAGCTTTGTCTCTCTGATCCTCTGAGCTCAAAACAATGCAACGTCCAGTTTCATCCTTTTCGGGAAAAAACCGCGGCTCTGGtctaaattttgagcttttaaATATGACCTTGGTCATATAAAATTGTTAATCATCTTAAGTAGTTTCAAATTCAAGTTCCTGTATCCTGTTGGGATGTTCTGAGTGCGCGCTTTCCTCTCCTTCCTGTGCACCGTTCTTTCTGAGAGCAAATAGGATCTGGGCGTTGTTTTTGTCTTCGTTACGCTTTCTTCTTTTAAGGATCAAAATTATCATTGCAGTAGCAAGAATTACGGCTAAAGTTCCAAAAATCCAAGCCAGGGCCTTAACATAAACGAGGAGATCGTGGTGCTCTGACGCTGttgatttgaaaagaaaagggaagGGAATTTAATCATCGATGAAAGGCTTGAAATTGAAAGACGATGGAAGCGGTTTAGGAAAGTATTTTTTTGTCTACCGTTAAGAACCCCTCTAGGTATCACCGCCTAACACCTCAAGGCAGGCCACAGAAATCCGACAGCTTTGCAGGCTACGAGGCGGTTTGGAGTAACTAAAAAAATCAGCCTGTTTAGTCTATAACTGGCGGATGGCTATGAAAGGCTCAACAGGATCAtccaaaaagtaaaaaaatgttcttgaaaTGGGACACGACCATGCAAGCTACCTTATGACTCCATGGTGTCATGTAAACTACTACCCCTATACTCACCTTTGTCTTGTTCCTGACGACTAACAGGCCCCAGTGATAAAAACACCTCTTTGTCCATGATGAAAGCTCTGTTTTCTCTCCTACGTCTTCCGTTCTTTATGCATCCTCTATCACAGACCGAACCTGTGTCCGACTCTCTGCAAGTCACCACTTGACAATGCACGTAAAGTCTCTCAGAGGGGACTTCGCGGAATTGAAATGCTTTGAAGGTGAAATTTTGCATAGGAGATTTTTTGTAATCGTACTGCAATGTGGAATCACGGGAACagctgaaattgaaaataaaagttgacaGAATATCTAAAGTGAACTGTGTTTAGCTTATTTTTTCATAGGGTCTGTAGAGACATTACCAAACGTTCTTGCTGATTTTTTCCATCTAGTTTTTCCCATTTCTACATGCTATTTCCCTTTCGGGGATAGGACATTAGATCTTGACTTTATCCATTATAAGATTTTTACTAGCTCATTTTCCATAAAAACTACGATACAATAAAAATCCTCCGTTCTCGATTAAATTAGTTTACTCGTATTGTTTCCTTATTATTTCTCAGGTCTACAAGCAAAACACATACCCGTGTTGGATAATCGTATGCCTGGTTTTGTCACGAGGATCTGTCGATGGTGTGACCCAGCATTCTTCCAAGAAAGTTAAAAGGTTTCGATCAAGAGCTTGGACATTGACCTGCAAGTACATCGGTTGGCCAGGATACACGACCAAGGGGTACTGCTTGACCTCTATGTTGTACTTCGAATCTTCAAACATATTCATTTCAAAGGTGAAGTTACCAACACCGTCACCTATATCGGAGAAAATTGCCAATTTAATCTGGGTTTTGCGAGGCTATTCATTTCTCGCGTAGGCAAATCAAAAAAGGTGACGCGAATGGCCACCTCTTAGATCCCAATCCATCATAGCTAAAAGAGCCATAAGAGGCCAAGTATAGTAATATTATACTGATTAGTAATATATGCTAGGCGACCGGTCATTATAATACTGGGaggatcacgtggttttcaaTGGGAAAGGGGGAGGGAAGGGATCAGTcatcgctaacagagtataaagggaggaCTGTTGAACATTTACTGCCAGTGAAGGGATCATTAGAGCACTACAGAGCCTTAGGAGGGTATTaggtaaatttaaagaatcTTCTTAGCCCCTCAGGCGATAAATTATAACCAAACCCCTATGCAGTTTCTTAATTTAAACGTTTTGGGTTTAAAACAAAGTTATGGATTATTTACACTTACCATCTTTAACGTGGATGACCTTTCGACTTGTTGAGTACGAAACAATGGACAGGACTTGAAGCTTTCTAAACGAACATTGGAACTCAAATTTAACTTTTCCATCCCTTGTAATAGTAGTGTTTGTATTAGAAGACTTTTCATCTCCTGTCATAGTATTCTGATAGATTATGTAGTCTGATGATTCACTATTCTGGGTTCCACATTCTTCCAGCGGAGCATTCAATACAGCAAGTGTGTGATTAACGAAAGATACCTTGCATGAGGGATCGTCTAAATGGACCGAATTTATGTCAAGATATGGTAGCAGAATTCTTGATATGGTCACCTCCATGCCGATCTGAGAACATTTTACTGCCAAGCCTGTGCGATTAAAAcgattttcaaaaaattaagaaaagccAGTGGTAAGATAATATCTTAAGGAGCGAGGCTCGTTGCAGGAAACGATGTAAACGATTTAGAGCTATCTTTAGAGCAAGTTAAAATCCAGGAATTTGGGCTTATAAGTTGTCTGGTTCCCAGTCATGTCAATGTTTATTTCTATGATGTAGAAAAACTTGAATTGGTTGTAATGAGCAACTTCTCCTTTGACATACTCAACTACCACTTTCCCGTTTTTCCCTCAATGTCACCGAGCCAACAAGTTTCATTCGGGAAAGAGTGTTTCTCCTATCGAGTAAGATCTTGCAGTAAGTCATCGTGGTAAATAAACTTAGATATTAGGTATAATCGTGTTTTCTAACGAAATGGTCTCTACTAATATGTATCTCGACGTTTCTATTGTAAAAAGCGAATCTTGATGAGGCTATCACTGGTACTATGCAGTCGAAACATTGTTACATAGCATACTTAGTACACAGTATCTTTCTCACGTAAGGAACGACCAGACCCCTGACAAAAGCTAATCGATCCAGATTCCATCCGTCAAGCTCGTTTGCAAGTAATGAATGGTTTGCATGGAGGTCATGTCCACTAAGGTAATACACAGAGATAGAGAATGCCACAATTATAAATACAGTTTGTATCAAATTTTCTCATAACTATAGAATTTATGGTTCCCTTACCTCTTAAAGGGTTTTCCGTTATTGTAATGGGTGGGTCTCGGGTACTTGGCTGTTTTAGAGTGGTTTCTGATGAGCGAAATGCTGCCGAGTCACTTGTTTTACTCGGTGTGATATGGTCACTCTGGGTCTCACGCGTTTTAGATTTGCTCTGATATAAGCCTGACGATGCAACAACCTCTGTTCCACGGGATGACGTTATAAAAGGACTTGTCTCAACGTCCCTGAGAGACAACGAAAAATGccttgaattttttaattggCCAATGGGACGTATATCATCACCATCAACTGTCTTTTCAAACGCGGTTTCTGACCTATTGGGAGACACGGCAGCTTGAATGGAAGTATGCATCGTATAACTTGAAAGGCTGTCAGAAACGGTGATGTGTTCGCTGTTCATTGATCTCAGCAAAGAGGGGGATGTTACCAGTATATGCACAGTCGGCTGACTTGTCGATAAAGTAAAGCTGGGCGAAAGAGGGGACGGGTAGATATTCTCCTGTGTTTTTTTGGAAGAAGTTCCATATTTCGAAGTTGCTCTGGATGAAGGCAGCCCAGATGACCTTGATGAATAACTCGCTATGGCTGATGATGGCCTTTTTACATCCACTTGAGAGCTCTTGTTTTCTTGGGAGAGGTTGATTCGAGAGAAGAGGAAACGAGAGATAAAGAAATTGTATATGCATTTGTTGATTGCACCATTTTAAACTACATAAATAGTCACATgtaaaaacagttaaaataatcAAGAGGCCAGTgaccgaaaaaagaaaaattagttgGTAAAGAAACGATATTGATTTCTGACCCAAATTATTAGGCTTAACGTTGCGAAAAATTTCCGGATGGTTTGAATGACTAGTAGTAAAGGTTTTCCGGGGAACTGGCTTTGTATCTCATTCGCTTTTTTCCTCAAGGTACATGAAATTATAATGGAAAGAAAAGTCATATTTGAAATGGTAGAACGGTCCAGATTGCTTCGTGAATGTTCACCGAGAGAACGAATTCGAAATGTAACGAGAATATCAAATGTTAGCAGGAAGACACTCACTTGGTATTATTGTGCACACCTGACCTTGAGCATTGAAAGCAATCTGCTCAACGTCCTTTCGGGGGCAGTCCAGTTCACCTGGAGGACAGTCATCAGGAGCTGgagggaatttaaaaaatatattcaaatgaTTGACCGAGATAAATTGTGGTCGTTTAGCTAACAACCAGTTCGCTAACGTTTTAGGTCTCTTCCCCAAAGAAAGAGAAGCAAAACTATTCGTTGGCGAAATGACTGCAGTTCATTGAGAGTTATTCGTTATCATGAGCAATGTCCTTGCGTGAGGAACGAAAGGAGGCTTTGAAATACCTTTTCCAAATGGAATAAAGAGTACCAGGTAATTATAAAAACAATACCTGACAAGGAGAGAAAAAATGAGTCTCCTTTGCGAAAATGGAGAATATTGTACCTTATGTGAAGGCgttagaacaaagaaaagagtcaatttgattttttaaagagttaaaatacCAAATAGCAGACAGCGTATTTCATCCGTGGTTGCCTACTGGTGCTTTTGTGCTCTTGAGTAGGAGATACAGTAATTTTCCCGTGGAATGATAAAGCAGCCAATCCGATTACAGGAGAACCGTCGAATAGCCAAAAGTATCACTTATAGCCTTCCTACCCTGTAGGACAACCCTTTTCCCGCCAAAATGGAGTGAGCAGCGCCATTgaaggtttcttttctttttttaagccttCCACCACAACAATTTGTTTgacatgcattttttttccgcATTCTGTGTCATGAATTGCAATTTATGGAACTTTACAAGAGTTTCAAACACGCTGTCAAAATTGTGGATAAAAAGGAGCTAGTTCAGGTACATCTCTCTGTAAACTACATACCTAAAGCTTTGTAGCTGGCATAAAAACCCGGCCAGTTGTTCCTCTTATAACTCCTGAAtgtcaaaaacattttctcctcttgggaaacaaatgaaaataagctcTTACAGCCACAGAATGTGCTGATGTCTTTGGTGGAGTTCCCACGATACTCGCTGACAGAAATGCTGTCATCGCCACAACTTCCTGGGCGAGAATATCGGTGATCTTCAATGCcaagaaaatgaatagaaaaatgCACTCGGTACCCAGGAGGAGCAACAATTGTCCATAAGCATACTTCATTAGCGTCATAATTGCTGGGAAAGTTAGGACTCGTTATAAAACCCGAGAGCCCTCTTAGCTCAGTGTTTATGCCACATATGTCTGAAAGTCAACAGAGACGACATGAATTGTTACAGACCCTGACACAACAAAATTAAGGTAGTTTAGCATGCGAATCACCAATTGCACTCGCTCGTTCGACCATCCCTTAGCCGAGCACTTCTGGTCAGTAAGAGCCCATTTTTTGATCCCTTTCTGGACCATCACATACAGTTCCTTACAACTCTCTGGTATTACAAACAAGGAACGGACCCCTAAGGGAGTTGGCAATTACTTGAAAAGAGTTTTAGATGGCCCATAACTTTCTGCACCGAACCAGGAAGATAAGATATCTGTTATCTATCTTCTGCGTGTTTGACGACTCCGGAAAACGATTCTCGGTCACGCGGAAAGGCTTTTGGTCAATAATTCTTTTCGAAATCGTTGTTCATTCGTTAACATCTCACGTGACAACAAATGATTTGAAAGGTCTGGAATTTAACTTATCCACTGAATTAAGCAGATTGGCCGTGAAAACGGTGAAACAAAGTTGATAAATGAAAAGAGTAAgtttttgcaagaaaaacagcaatttcCAGGCCGTTTAGTAAGTAAGGCCCGTTAGATGACGAATCTAAGTACACATGGAAATCGAGAGATAAAGATTTGAAAAAGGATATGACCTACCTGGTGGATCTTTACCATTTTCGCAGTTGACGTCGTCTGTAATTAAGGAACAATTAAATATAGTGATGAATAGGTTGAATCTGCTTTCCCTGATTCAGGATAGCTTTTAATCCAATCATGTAAGCTAATTAAGGTCAAAACCAGTTTTCCctcaacagccaatcaaaagagttttaaaataaagtaaCATATTAGGGTAAGACAGAACGAAAAGTTCTAAACATCCAACTTAAGCTGTTGGCGTTTGTCAGTCGGTTTCATTTGGTGAGTAAATGGCAGTAACGATCAAATAAAGAACCAGTCATGACTTCTCTCttgaggggaggggtgggtaaaTGTGGAGAGGTGGAAGGGGGGGACGGTTAGAGGATTTTTTGGGGGAAAttcatggttttcaggggggacgGAGAAAAGATCAGTCGTCGCAAACAGAGTGTAAAGGgggactgtagaaaattgactgtcatTCAAATGCCAATAATGAAGGATAAGAATATAACATGACCTTATGAAGgggagatgaaaaaaattttatccagACAAAACCAAAACCTTCGATTCCACTAAGGCGACATATCATAACAAGTTCCTCATTTCAATTCGTCTAGGCgttaattcaagaaaaataacaaaacaatcaaacaaaaaacgTTCCAAGGAaagataaatataatttttcacaTAAACATCTTTGGAGGATTGAAGCTAAAGTCGTGTCTCATCAATAAGTCGTGGAAAATAGTTTCGACAGAGCAAGTGATAAAAGCATAAAAGCTATGCTTGGGAGTCTatctgttattattattattattattattattattattattattattattattactattaccaGTGTTTTAATGATATAtaagaatatgaaaaaatgGGTAACAAAACTGATTATAAATAAAGAACCGGTTGTCACAAACCATTTCGCATGTAAGCATAGGTGAGTTTTCTTACCAGGATCAGTTGGACTGTATGAGATTTTTATTTCGTCGGTATTCTTGTACACAGCTGACTCTAATTGAAGAAAAGCTGATCTCCCACTGGACACAAGCGTAAGAGAACCTTTTGCACATGGTC
It encodes the following:
- the LOC131788435 gene encoding deleted in malignant brain tumors 1 protein-like; translated protein: MGKVKLLVNTKFLFWCTICSAFSFKTEANIAVCSPSNTSIAIDAESPATISKPTFPDGSGRTSCIWQIQAPENFRLAITIEALNLNGADDYLAIRDGASRFSPLIGKYGPCAKGSLTLVSSGRSAFLQLESAVYKNTDEIKISYSPTDPDDVNCENGKDPPDICGINTELRGLSGFITSPNFPSNYDANEVCLWTIVAPPGYRVHFSIHFLGIEDHRYSRPGSCGDDSISVSEYRGNSTKDISTFCGCKSLFSFVSQEEKMFLTFRSYKRNNWPGFYASYKALAPDDCPPGELDCPRKDVEQIAFNAQGQVCTIIPKNKSSQVDVKRPSSAIASYSSRSSGLPSSRATSKYGTSSKKTQENIYPSPLSPSFTLSTSQPTVHILVTSPSLLRSMNSEHITVSDSLSSYTMHTSIQAAVSPNRSETAFEKTVDGDDIRPIGQLKNSRHFSLSLRDVETSPFITSSRGTEVVASSGLYQSKSKTRETQSDHITPSKTSDSAAFRSSETTLKQPSTRDPPITITENPLRGLAVKCSQIGMEVTISRILLPYLDINSVHLDDPSCKVSFVNHTLAVLNAPLEECGTQNSESSDYIIYQNTMTGDEKSSNTNTTITRDGKVKFEFQCSFRKLQVLSIVSYSTSRKVIHVKDGDGVGNFTFEMNMFEDSKYNIEVKQYPLVVYPGQPMYLQVNVQALDRNLLTFLEECWVTPSTDPRDKTRHTIIQHGCSRDSTLQYDYKKSPMQNFTFKAFQFREVPSERLYVHCQVVTCRESDTGSVCDRGCIKNGRRRRENRAFIMDKEVFLSLGPVSRQEQDKASEHHDLLVYVKALAWIFGTLAVILATAMIILILKRRKRNEDKNNAQILFALRKNGAQEGEESAHSEHPNRIQELEFETT